DNA sequence from the Desulfosporosinus sp. Sb-LF genome:
GTCTGCCACCATAGGTGTACTCACTGCTAAGAGTAATGCCCCTCCAATAGATTGGACGAACCTAAAAAGAATCAGCTGCAATGCCGTTTGTGAAAAACCGCATAATAGGGAGCCAATTGTAAAGACGATAAACCCGCTCACAAAAAGTTTTTTCCTTCCTATCATATCGGCAATCCTGCCGATCGAAGGAACTAGAATTGTTATAGCTAGCATATAAATCATGACTGTCCACATGATGGTGTTCATACTAGCATGTAATTCCTTCATGATATCAGGAAGTGCTATGATTAAGGTGTTGCTACTAAGCACTGAGAATAGGACACCTAGTGAAGTACACGAGAGTGCAATCCACTTGTACTCGATTTTTTTCATTCTTCTTACTCCTCTATTTCTACTTTTAAATCACACGCAGAATCCGCCATCTTGCGTGAAATTTTTTCAACTCATAGACTCTCTTTTTCAACAGGTATAACTCCTCCTGACAATTCCATTACTAGTTTGAGTAACATCATTAAAAAAAATAATGTCCCTTCCATATCTATGGGGTATGGAAATATTTGATTGTTACTCAACCCATCATCCTTTTAACTTGCTGAGAATACAACAAGTTGCATATGCAACTATATTATTCATTATAGTATCCATTGGTTGCAAATGCAACTATCTAAATTTTAGATAAAATTGTTGTCCATCACTTTTTCTGAAGTATTGTATTGCTTTCATTTATGTAATTAGCACCCAAGATTCATGTTTTAGACTCAATAAATGGTAATACTACACTAGTCGGATAGCAGTCTAACAAAAACTACTCAGCTTTTTATCACACAAGGAGATGAAATCACATGTCAACTATTTACCAAGACCTAATTCAATTTAGTATCCACATCCCTCAAATTGACCTGTCATTCCACCAGTATTTAATCCCCGCTAAGGAGCCTCTTCTAATCCATACTGGCAATGTCCAGCAAGCCAATGCTTTGGTGCCCCAACTCAAGGCCACACTCAACGGCGAGAGCCTCAAGTATATTTTCATTTCTCATTTTGAGGCGGATGAATGCGGAGGGCTATCTTATATTTTAGAACAATTTCCTGAAGCTAAGACCATCTGTTCAGAGGTAACAGCGCGTCAGTTAAGCGGTTTTGGTTTTACCAATGAAGTTATTATTAAGAAAGCCGGCGAAAAGATCACTACAGATAACTATGAGCTGGAATTCATCAGCTATCCTTCAGAAATGCATCTCTGGGAGGGCTTACTAGCCATGGAAAACCGTCGGGGTATTTTCTTCAGCAGTGATTTAATGATCCGCTTTGGCGAAGCTACAGGTCTCGTTGTTGATGCCGATTGGACCACAGAAATTAAGAACATTAAACCCGAACAAGTACCTGACCCAGAAAAACGAAAGCAACTTCAAAATACTCTAAGTCAATTAAACCCCAAGTTTGTAGCAACAGGTCATGGACCTTGCTTGAACACTTGAAGCCAAAAATTATCTAGACAATCTTTCCTTCATTATTGCAGCCACATCAGCTCCTATAAAAAGGAATGTTCAAAACACCACCTTAATAATGTTCCGACTCAAATCTTTAATACTCATTCCAAAAAAATTAGGCCACTCATTCGAGTGGCCTAATATCTAAAATTAAATCCCGCAAAGTTCCTCATGAATTAATGGATACACGGCTCGAGATTAATCTTCCACTGATCTTTACCAAATTACTATTATTAACTGGAGTAACTAGATTTTTAGTTTTAGCTAACACACCTTACGATTCACACGCATTACTAAATATTAACATATCGAGATAAATAAACTAGTAAGGGAGTAAATACTTTGACCTAAACTGAAACTCTAACCAGTCAAAATCTAAATTAAGGTAAGGAAACTAATCTGGACAAATCCTCCATTATTTCTTCTGTTTAACTTTAAGGGTATTATGATAGTCTATTAGAGTGAACAGCCCTGCTGAAACGGAAACATTTTAGTTTTAATTGTTTAATTACCTGATTACGAACTCAAATTTCCTACTAACTAACCGACCTAACCAACTGATCTAACTAACTAACTAACTAACTAACTGAACTAACTAACTGATCTAACTAACTGATCTAACTAACTGAACTAACTAACTGATCTAACTAACTGAACTAACTAACTGATCTAACTAACTGAACTAACTAACTGACCTAACTAACTGACCTAACTAACTGACCTAACTAACTGAACTAACTGACCTAACTAACTGACCTAACTAACTGACCTAACTAACTGACCTAACTAACTGACCTAACTAACTGACCTAACTAACTGAACTAACTGACTGACCTAACTAACTGAACTAACTAACTGATCTAACTAACTGACTTAACCAACTGACCTAACTAACTGACCTAACTAACTGACCTAACTAACTGACCTAACTAACTGACTTAACCAACTGACCTAACTAACTGACTTAACCAACTGACCTAACTAACTGATCTAACTAACTGAGCGAGGAACTTTGCGGGAAATCTTTCTACTTAATGCTGATTGGATGGTTTCGTAGGATGAACTAAAAACCAAACAACAAAAACCACCCTTCTAGGTGGCTCCAATTCTTCGAAATTCAGCACCGCTTAACTGATTGCAATGCTCAAACCTTCGACGAATCGAAACTTTACCTAGCACGCGACCAACAAATTTCTGATAAACTGAATCTTACTTTTTAGTGTCTATGTCTTTATTATACTTAAATTCTGCTTCTTGTCAAGTGTCCTAAAGAAAATATCGCGAGGTCCTTCCCGCAATGGAGAAGGACCTCCCTCCTAGAATCCATCATTCCACGATAAAATCCATTCTCATGCTTCGATCCAATTTCAGACCCAATTTAGCGGGCAATCCACTCTTTATATAAAGGCTATAAAGCCCTGGAGGATAGCCGTCATGAGGAGGCGACACAATCAGGGAATCCGACCATAGCCCTCCTTGTTTCAGCGAAACGTTCACTGGGAGACCTGTTGCCGTATAGACTTGAATAAATTCCCCAGCCGATTCTGCTAAACTCGTGCTAAATTTAATGGTCCATGTCTTGTTAGCCACTACTCCTGTTTTACTCTCCCAAGGAGAAGCCTCGGCAAGATCAAATAAGATCGATAGAGTCTGAAAAATCATCTTGTGACCTTGCTGCGTAGGGTGTGGATCAATGTGGCCTTGTAAGAAATCGAAGTTCAGAGGTTTTAGATCAAATCCCTGCAAAAAACACGAATATATATCCGCGACAGTATACCCTTGTCCAACTCTAATCGTCGTGTTAATCTGCTGGACAAAAGGATCGAATAGAGAAAACATAATGTCCCCTGGAGAAAACGGGTTATATACGGTCAATGCAAAAATCTGAGCTTCCGGGGTTGATGTTTTAATTGTTCCTATTATTTGCGGCCAATTCGCCTCAAACTCAGCCACACCACTATTTAACTCCGTTTCCAAGGTTCCAGAAAGAGCGATGTCATAAAATGTTTTATTCAGTTCTTTGTCCGTTTGTAGAGCTTTTACTAGCTGCTCTCCCAGTTGCGGGCTATTGAGATCAAGATGGTAAGCGGTTGCTACCGCCCGAATCACAGGTTCAAGTAGATTGTTTCCGCCAATGCTGACGGTCACGACACGCGCATGTGCTAAGGGGTCTTTCAGAGTCCCGTCGTCTCTTAATTGATTTAGGAGACCGCTACTCTTCGCACCAGGTTTCGATAAATTAAAGAGCTGAATACCCTCTTCATCCTGCTTACTTTGCAAGTAAGAAAAAAAGAGATCTGTATATCCTAGCCCAGTAGGAGCGCCTGTGCCATAGGCAATCGAATCACCTAATGAGACCAGATTACTGACTGATACTGGGCTTGCTACCACGTCCCTAGGGATGAGCATAGTTAAGATAAGTAAAACCATGAGGTTTATTATAAACACCGAGATGCTCGTATTGCGCAATCTCAAGGGTTTCCCTCCCTTTAAACAAATACTGGCTTGTCTATGAGGCTTCAAATTACTGGTCAATATTAAATAAAGTTTCCTCCGTCGACGACAATGGTTTGTCCAGTAACGAATCCTGCATTTGCAATTAAAGAATAGACTACTTCGGCGATATCCTCTGGGCCTGCAACACGACCGAGCGGGGTGCCGGCCGCTAGATGCGCGATATGGTCTTCCTTCCCCTCCACCCAACGTGTCTGAACGATTCCGGGAGCCACTGCATTAACCCTGACCTCTGGGGCCATGACCCTAGCCAACGATTTGGTAATACTAATTCCCGCCGCCTTTGAAGCCGAGTAGGCAATAGAACTCCCTAATCCAGTGAGTCCTGCAATGGAAGCGATATTAACGATACACCCTCGATTCTTCTTAAGTTCAGCGGAAACAGCCCTGCAGCAAAAGAACAGGCCCTTGACATTAACGCCCATAATATCGTCCCAATACTCCTCTTTCATTCCCTCTAGATCTGCATGCTCTACGAAATGAGTCATTCCTGCATTATTAACTAAGATATCCAGTTTTCCAAAATCAGCCACTACTTGACTGATCATCGCCCTAATCTCAAC
Encoded proteins:
- a CDS encoding MBL fold metallo-hydrolase, which gives rise to MSTIYQDLIQFSIHIPQIDLSFHQYLIPAKEPLLIHTGNVQQANALVPQLKATLNGESLKYIFISHFEADECGGLSYILEQFPEAKTICSEVTARQLSGFGFTNEVIIKKAGEKITTDNYELEFISYPSEMHLWEGLLAMENRRGIFFSSDLMIRFGEATGLVVDADWTTEIKNIKPEQVPDPEKRKQLQNTLSQLNPKFVATGHGPCLNT
- a CDS encoding GDSL-type esterase/lipase family protein, whose amino-acid sequence is MRLRNTSISVFIINLMVLLILTMLIPRDVVASPVSVSNLVSLGDSIAYGTGAPTGLGYTDLFFSYLQSKQDEEGIQLFNLSKPGAKSSGLLNQLRDDGTLKDPLAHARVVTVSIGGNNLLEPVIRAVATAYHLDLNSPQLGEQLVKALQTDKELNKTFYDIALSGTLETELNSGVAEFEANWPQIIGTIKTSTPEAQIFALTVYNPFSPGDIMFSLFDPFVQQINTTIRVGQGYTVADIYSCFLQGFDLKPLNFDFLQGHIDPHPTQQGHKMIFQTLSILFDLAEASPWESKTGVVANKTWTIKFSTSLAESAGEFIQVYTATGLPVNVSLKQGGLWSDSLIVSPPHDGYPPGLYSLYIKSGLPAKLGLKLDRSMRMDFIVE
- a CDS encoding SDR family oxidoreductase, which codes for MLQGKIALITGGGTGIGRAIALMLARSGVNIAINYSRSEEEALKTSREVEGLGVRCLTYKANVSQDVEIRAMISQVVADFGKLDILVNNAGMTHFVEHADLEGMKEEYWDDIMGVNVKGLFFCCRAVSAELKKNRGCIVNIASIAGLTGLGSSIAYSASKAAGISITKSLARVMAPEVRVNAVAPGIVQTRWVEGKEDHIAHLAAGTPLGRVAGPEDIAEVVYSLIANAGFVTGQTIVVDGGNFI